A single Sander lucioperca isolate FBNREF2018 chromosome 24, SLUC_FBN_1.2, whole genome shotgun sequence DNA region contains:
- the LOC116044853 gene encoding ras-related protein ralB-B-like, protein MASGKNKNQTSLALHKVIMVGSGGVGKSALTLQFMYDEFVEDYEPTKADSYRKKVVLDGEDVQIDILDTAGQEDYAAIRDNYFRSGEGFLLLFSITEHESFTATSEFREQILRVKEEEAIPLLLVGNKSDLEERRQVSADEATAKAGEWGVQYVETSAKTRANVDKVFFDLMREVRKKKMAESKDKNGPSGKKKKKHCCIL, encoded by the exons ATGGCCTCCGGCAAGAACAAGAACCAGACCTCTCTGGCTCTCCATAAAGTGATCATGGTGGGCAGCGGTGGAGTTGGAAAGTCCGCCCTCACCCTACAGTTCATGTACGACGAG TTTGTGGAGGACTACGAGCCCACCAAGGCCGACAGCTACAGGAAGAAGGTGGTGCTGGACGGCGAGGACGTTCAGATCGACATCCTGGACACGGCTGGTCAGGAGGACTACGCCGCCATCAGAGACAACTACTTCCGCAGCGGAGAGGGCTTCCTGCTGCTGTTCTCCATCACAGAGCACGAGTCCTTCACGGCCACGTCAGAGTTCAG ggagcAGATCCTGCgggtgaaggaggaggaggccatCCCTCTGCTCCTGGTGGGAAACAAGTCGGACCTGGAGGAGCGGCGGCAGGTCTCTGCTGACGAGGCCACGGCCAAGGCCGGCGAGTGGGGGGTCCAGTACGTCGAGACCTCGGCCAAGACCAGAGCCAACGTGGACAAG GTGTTCTTTGACCTCATGCGGGAGGTCCGCAAGAAGAAAATGGCGGAGAGCAAAGACAAAAACGGGCCGAGCggcaagaaaaagaagaagcactGCTGCATACTTTAA
- the LOC116044852 gene encoding inhibin beta B chain-like, which translates to MSSCLFRLALFVACALSIRCTAAPGTEAEAHTASRDTCASCGVAQPEDPESGRLNVDFLEAVKRHILSRLQMRERPNITHPVSKAAMVTALRKLHAGRLREDGRVEIPNLDGHPMSNDVLEESSEIISFAEKDDMVTSKSSLFFLISSEGNQNLYVTQATLWLYFKLLPPPSEVRSRRKVTVKVYYQEPGLGSKWDLVEKRVELKRSGWHTFMLTDAVRLVFEKGDRRQNLDVRCDSCEAEGVVPILLNHNDESHRPFLVVQARQVENKHHIRKRGLECDGSSSLCCRQQFYIDFRLIGWNDWIIAPSGYYGNYCEGNCPAYMAGVPGSASSFHTAVVNQYRMRGMSPGSMNSCCIPTKLSTMSMLYFDDEYNIVKRDVPNMIVEECGCA; encoded by the exons ATGAGTAGCTGTCTTTTCCGACTGGCACTCTTCGTGGCTTGCGCGCTCTCCATCCGCTGCACCGCTGCGCCCGGGACCGAGGCGGAGGCGCACACGGCGTCCCGGGATACCTGCGCTTCCTGCGGCGTGGCTCAGCCGGAGGACCCGGAGTCCGGCCGGCTGAACGTGGACTTCCTCGAGGCGGTGAAGAGGCACATCCTGAGCAGGCTGCAGATGCGGGAGAGACCCAACATCACGCACCCGGTGTCGAAAGCGGCCATGGTGACGGCGCTGCGGAAGCTCCACGCGGGGAGGCTGCGCGAGGACGGGAGGGTGGAGATCCCCAACCTGGACGGACACCCGATGAGCAACGACGTGCTGGAGGAGAGCTCGGAGATCATCAGCTTTGCGGAGAAAG ATGACATGGTGACTTCCAAGTCCAGCCTGTTCTTCCTGATCTCCAGCGAGGGCAACCAGAACCTGTACGTGACGCAGGCCACGCTCTGGCTCTACTTCAAACTGCTGCCGCCACCTTCGGAGGTGCGCTCGAGGCGGAAGGTGACGGTAAAGGTGTACTACCAGGAGCCGGGCCTCGGCAGCAAGTGGGATCTGGTGGAGAAGCGTGTGGAGCTGAAGCGCAGTGGCTGGCACACCTTCATGCTAACGGACGCCGTGCGGTTGGTGTTTGAGAAGGGCGATCGTCGCCAGAACCTGGACGTGCGCTGCGACAGCTGCGAGGCAGAAGGCGTCGTGCCCATCCTGCTCAACCACAACGACGAGTCGCACCGGCCGTTCCTGGTGGTGCAGGCGCGACAAGTCGAAAACAAACACCACATCCGCAAGAGGGGGCTGGAGTGCgacggcagcagcagcctgtGCTGCCGCCAGCAGTTCTACATAGACTTCCGGCTCATCGGCTGGAACGACTGGATCATCGCGCCGTCGGGCTACTATGGGAACTATTGCGAAGGGAACTGTCCGGCCTACATGGCGGGCGTCCCCGGGTCGGCCTCGTCCTTCCACACAGCGGTGGTGAACCAATACCGCATGCGTGGGATGAGCCCGGGCTCCATGAACTCGTGCTGCATCCCCACCAAGCTCAGCACCATGTCCATGCTCTACTTTGACGACGAGTACAACATCGTCAAGCGGGACGTTCCCAACATGATCGTTGAAGAGTGTGGCTGCGCTTGA